The following are from one region of the Candidatus Rokuibacteriota bacterium genome:
- a CDS encoding AsmA-like C-terminal domain-containing protein yields MRRRWLAVLAVILLVVLGVGLGLVYVRTRAAQELIRAYLETTLSRDLGLPVRLERLGLSLRLGRVDAYRAALLDPETGLPMIQVERLRVTLDLWPLLRRELRIRSVSLSGPRITLEDSARLRGLALGVLDRLGGLARDREGGRFPLKLGGGTFRYRDPASGTAIDADGLELSLVWPDRERALAVLTVRSVAAAFAGRRLDRVRLEANAQVHRARWEVTRLKLEQAGSSVVLEGSVIQGEPPRVELAATGVLVLDELAPLVLDAAGWKGRLMVKGRLSGTTLPSDFEGTARLTVGSLWGLPVNDAEGSLGVRGGVVELTTLTGRALGGGFTASGIYEPDTSRYRGRVTLKGVSLPAGLRQMGWASSLTGQVTGSLEGSGQGKRAEALSLRFDLAGRGIRLAGGQRATEGQLVGRADAGILKIERLTLARGASRASARGSANLSTGALALMVSGAIADLSQDLWPHRVDQLGGQLAFSGRLGGNFGAPSFSGQATGKAISIRALRASSVQLSASGEPLALTGRGLLEAREVEIGPERLESVRAVLDFKGSEIVVPVLTARRAGLSVKADGAVSLSGRYRFALAPIPLDLAQWVGPQELSVRAVLRAAATGDLSQAEIEGELALADTAFRDIEIGSGRLRFLLDAGQWRWELGLDAGVSARGTAPLTLRGQIEAEVSATDLDLTPYLRALRRQLPFPLTVRADGNARLSGELPGLGGLRGEIELTRLDCRAGDVPCQLPGPAALGVEAGTLRFESLELVGPGLSVTVDGSVRPGERTDLRLRGYAPFRLIEWWVPPLTDLRGTPDVQLALTGPPGRLKVTGRAELRGVEVRLRAVPLWLTVAAGDVTFGNDRVEYVLSEGLAVGGRLEGRGSSVRAEGRWRHTLELKLDRAQLDTVYDQLQLGSRWASGNLSLRGSLGFDTGPAISPLRTLGGNLSASIEGGSFSHYPGLVRIFGLLTSPAQPFRLPDLTRERMPYRRITADFRVAEGVMETRNLVLDSEVVRVSGVGTVRVSDHTLDLDLAVRPLQVLEGGIRKVPLLRRLLPESQGLAVVYFKLQGPWEAPKTTMAPVKSLSQTVVDLLLFLLRALDRLVIPQ; encoded by the coding sequence ATGCGCCGCCGCTGGCTCGCCGTCCTCGCGGTCATCCTTCTCGTCGTCCTGGGCGTCGGGCTCGGTCTCGTCTATGTGCGGACCCGCGCGGCCCAGGAGCTGATCCGCGCGTACCTCGAGACCACCCTCTCCCGCGACCTCGGTCTCCCGGTCAGGCTGGAGCGTCTCGGCCTGTCCCTGCGTCTCGGTCGGGTGGACGCGTACCGCGCCGCCCTGCTCGATCCGGAGACGGGCCTGCCGATGATTCAGGTGGAGCGGCTCCGGGTGACGCTCGACCTCTGGCCGCTCCTGAGGCGGGAGCTCCGCATCCGATCGGTGAGCCTCAGCGGGCCGCGGATCACGCTCGAGGACTCAGCGCGACTCCGGGGGCTCGCGCTCGGCGTCCTCGATCGGTTGGGCGGGTTGGCCAGGGACCGGGAGGGCGGGCGGTTTCCGTTGAAGCTCGGCGGCGGAACGTTCCGCTACCGCGATCCGGCCTCGGGGACGGCGATCGATGCCGACGGGCTGGAGCTCTCCCTCGTCTGGCCCGACAGAGAGCGCGCCCTCGCCGTACTCACCGTTCGCTCGGTCGCCGCCGCCTTCGCCGGCCGCCGGCTCGACCGGGTCCGCCTCGAAGCCAACGCCCAGGTCCATCGCGCGCGCTGGGAGGTGACCCGCCTCAAGCTCGAGCAGGCCGGCTCCTCCGTCGTCCTCGAGGGCTCGGTGATTCAAGGCGAGCCTCCGCGCGTCGAGCTGGCCGCCACGGGCGTCCTCGTCCTCGACGAGTTGGCCCCGCTGGTCCTCGACGCGGCAGGCTGGAAGGGCCGGCTCATGGTCAAGGGCAGGCTGTCTGGGACCACGCTCCCTTCCGACTTCGAGGGGACCGCCAGGCTCACCGTCGGGAGCCTCTGGGGCCTGCCCGTGAACGATGCCGAGGGCTCGCTGGGCGTCCGCGGGGGAGTGGTCGAGCTGACGACGCTGACGGGCCGGGCCCTCGGCGGAGGCTTTACAGCCTCGGGGATCTACGAGCCCGACACGAGCCGCTATCGGGGCCGCGTGACGCTGAAGGGCGTGAGCCTCCCGGCCGGGCTCAGGCAGATGGGATGGGCAAGCTCCCTCACGGGTCAGGTCACCGGGAGTCTCGAGGGGAGCGGCCAGGGGAAACGGGCCGAGGCCTTGAGCCTCCGGTTCGACCTCGCGGGGCGCGGCATCAGGCTGGCTGGGGGACAGCGCGCCACCGAGGGGCAGCTCGTCGGGCGTGCGGACGCCGGCATCCTGAAGATCGAGCGTTTGACGCTCGCGCGCGGAGCGAGCCGGGCCTCAGCGCGTGGGAGCGCGAACCTTTCGACCGGCGCCCTGGCGCTCATGGTCTCCGGCGCGATCGCCGACCTCTCGCAGGATCTCTGGCCGCACAGAGTCGACCAGCTCGGTGGCCAGCTCGCGTTTTCGGGGAGGCTCGGCGGGAACTTTGGCGCGCCGAGCTTTTCAGGCCAGGCCACCGGGAAGGCGATCTCGATCAGGGCCTTGAGGGCCAGCTCGGTTCAGCTCTCGGCCAGCGGCGAGCCGCTGGCCCTGACCGGCAGGGGGCTTCTGGAGGCGAGGGAGGTCGAGATCGGGCCTGAGCGCCTGGAGTCGGTCAGGGCGGTGCTCGACTTCAAAGGCTCTGAGATCGTCGTCCCCGTGCTGACGGCGCGGCGGGCCGGGCTGAGCGTCAAGGCCGACGGAGCGGTGTCGCTTTCCGGGCGCTATCGCTTCGCCCTCGCACCGATCCCGCTCGACCTCGCCCAGTGGGTCGGGCCTCAGGAGCTGAGCGTGAGGGCGGTGCTGCGGGCGGCGGCGACCGGTGACCTCTCGCAGGCAGAGATCGAGGGCGAACTGGCGCTGGCCGATACCGCGTTTCGCGACATCGAGATCGGCAGCGGAAGGCTTCGCTTCCTCCTCGACGCCGGCCAGTGGCGCTGGGAGCTCGGGCTCGACGCCGGCGTCAGCGCCAGGGGCACGGCGCCGCTCACGCTCCGCGGTCAGATCGAGGCGGAGGTGAGCGCGACCGATCTGGACCTGACCCCGTACCTGCGCGCCCTCAGGCGGCAGCTCCCCTTCCCTCTGACCGTGCGTGCCGACGGCAACGCCAGGCTGAGCGGCGAGCTTCCGGGTCTCGGCGGGCTTCGCGGCGAGATCGAGCTGACGAGGCTCGACTGCCGCGCCGGGGACGTACCCTGCCAGCTCCCCGGCCCTGCGGCGCTTGGGGTGGAGGCCGGGACGCTTCGCTTCGAGAGCCTGGAGCTGGTCGGTCCCGGCCTCTCGGTGACCGTCGACGGGAGCGTCCGGCCCGGAGAGCGAACCGATCTCAGGCTCCGAGGCTACGCGCCGTTCCGCCTCATCGAGTGGTGGGTGCCGCCGCTCACCGATCTCAGAGGGACGCCGGACGTCCAGCTCGCCCTCACCGGCCCCCCCGGGCGGCTCAAGGTGACGGGCCGGGCCGAGCTGCGCGGCGTCGAGGTCAGGCTGAGGGCAGTCCCCTTGTGGCTCACAGTCGCCGCGGGGGACGTCACCTTCGGGAATGACCGCGTCGAGTATGTGCTGAGCGAGGGGCTGGCCGTGGGCGGCAGGCTCGAGGGGCGGGGATCGTCGGTGCGGGCGGAGGGGCGCTGGCGCCATACCCTCGAGCTGAAGCTCGACAGAGCCCAGCTCGACACGGTGTACGACCAGCTTCAGCTCGGCTCCCGGTGGGCCTCGGGCAATCTCTCGCTCCGCGGTTCGCTGGGCTTCGACACGGGCCCCGCGATCTCCCCGCTCAGGACGCTCGGCGGAAATCTCTCGGCCTCCATCGAGGGCGGGAGCTTTTCGCACTACCCCGGGCTCGTCCGGATCTTCGGATTGCTCACGAGCCCGGCCCAGCCCTTCCGGCTTCCCGACCTCACCCGCGAGCGCATGCCCTACCGGCGGATCACCGCCGACTTCAGGGTGGCCGAGGGTGTCATGGAGACCCGGAACCTGGTGCTGGACAGCGAGGTCGTGCGCGTCAGCGGCGTCGGGACCGTGCGCGTTTCCGACCACACCCTCGACCTGGATCTCGCCGTGAGGCCGCTTCAGGTGCTGGAGGGCGGCATCCGGAAGGTGCCGCTGTTGCGACGCCTCCTCCCCGAGTCTCAGGGCCTCGCCGTGGTGTACTTCAAGCTGCAGGGGCCGTGGGAGGCTCCCAAGACGACGATGGCGCCGGTGAAGTCGCTGAGCCAGACCGTGGTGGACCTTCTCCTCTTTCTCCTGAGGGCGCTCGACCGCCTCGTGATCCCGCAGTAG